From the genome of Alkalimarinus coralli:
CTAGCGGTGAAGCTCAAGTGGTGATAGGCACCCATGCACTATTTCAGCCAGACGTCAGGTTTCATAAATTGGCATTGGTGATTATTGATGAGCAGCACCGCTTTGGCGTGCATCAGCGTTTGGCGCTGAAAGACAAAGGCGCTTCAGGCGGATTCGTTCCGCATCAGCTTATTATGACCGCTACACCCATCCCCAGAACGCTGGCGATGAGCGCCTATGCAGACTTGGATACCTCGGTTATTGATGAGCTACCACCAGGAAGGCAGCCGATTGAAACGGTTGTCATTGCCGATACCCGTCGTGATCAGGTCATCAGCCGAGTCCGAGAGGCCTGCCTGGAAGGCCGTCAGGCCTACTGGGTTTGCACCCTGGTTGAAGAGTCAGAGGCCTTGCAGTGTCAAGCAGCAGAAGTGGCAGCGGCTATGTTAACCGAACAATTGCCTGACTTAAAAGTGGGGCTGGTGCATGGGCGAATGAAGGCCAACGAAAAATCAGCGGTGATGGATGCGTTTAAAGAGGGGCATTTAGACCTGTTGGTCGCCACGACGGTCATAGAGGTGGGCGTTGACGTGCCCAATGCCTCGTTGATTATTATTGAAAACCCTGAACGACTGGGGTTGGCGCAGCTACACCAACTGCGAGGCCGGGTTGGGCGAGGCAGTACCGCCAGTTATTGTGTCTTGATGTATCACCCGCCGCTGTCGCAAAATGGTAAAGAGCGGTTGAAAGTCATGCGAGAAAGCAACAATGGCTTTGTCATTGCAGAGAAAGACCTCGAACTGAGAGGCCCAGGCGAAGTACTAGGAACCCGTCAAACCGGTCTGATGCAATTCAGGTTGGCGGAATTAGAGCGAGACAAACAGTGGTTGCCTGAGGTTAAAGCACTCGCGCCATCACTGATGAACAACCATGTTATTGTCAACGCGTTGATAGAACGCTGGTTAGGGAATAACGTGCAATATGGAGCGGTTTAGCTATAGTTGATCTAAACTAAAACAAAGAGCCACTCTCTTCGGCAAATTAGATCTTTCAGGCATAGCATTTTAACGGGATGCCAATTTTCGTGAGACAAAACAAGAGCAAAATATAAGATGATTCCCAGTGCAGTGAGTAACATAATCGAAAATACTAACCGTGAGTCCGGTGCACCGGCCAATGCAACGCCATTAACACTGGTTGAGCCACAGCAAGCCCCTCAGGATAAAGTTGTTAAAATGGTGCTGATGCATGATGTGTTAGGGCGCATGCAAGTTATTCTTCCAGCCACCAGTTTACTTGACGTTGATAGCTTAAATACACGTCTGGGTAGGGACTTAGTCGCGCTGGCGCCAGACGATCTTGATAGTTTACGAGCAAAATACAGTTTAAGTTCGCTTCCCGCACTGCCAGGCATCACAGGGCTGCCTGCAGTGGTGGACGAAACCGTTTTATCAATGGACGTGGTTTATCTGGAGTCCGGTGAGCAGGGTCAAATGATTAAACTGGATCAGCAGGTGTTTGCTGACCTTCTGACTGATGCCAGGCAGGAGTCATTCTCAGTCCCCATTGCAAGCATTGATCTTAACCGTAGCGATACCTCGCAAGATCTTGAGCAAATCCACGATGCGATTAAAAAATTCACCTATCTTCGCATACAGCAGCGCCTTGAAGACACGTTAGAAGTCCCCCCATTACCGCAGACCGCGCAACGAATCATCCATCTAAGGGTCGACCCTGAAGCGGGCATTAATGACCTGGCTGATATTGTTGAGGCAGATCCAAGCTTGTCTGCGCAGGTTGTGAGCTGGGCTTCATCTTCGTTCTATTCAGCGCCGGGTAAAATAAAGTCGGTGCATGACGCCATTATGAGAGTGCTAGGTTTCGATTTGGTCATGAATTTGTCGATGGGCTTAGCGCTGGGGCGCACACTCCAGTTACCGAAAGAGCAGCCGGAGGGGTATACCCCATACTGGCAACAGTCTATGTGGATGGCGACGGCAACGGGTGCGTTAATTAATATGATACCCCGAGAGCATCGCCCTGGTTTTGGCTTGGCGTACCTATCCGGCCTGTTACACAATTTTGGCTATCTGGTATTGGCTCATGTATTTCCGCCGCACTTCTCGCTGATGTGTCGCTACATAGAAGCAAACCCTCATGTGGACTCGTCGTACGTTGAGCACTTTTTGCTTGGCATTACCCGAGAGCAAGTGGGCAGCAAGCTCATGGCGGTATGGAATATGCCGGAAGAGGTTATCGTTGCCTTAAGGCATCAGAAGAATGCAGGGTTTGACGGTGTTAATTCTGATTATTCCAATATTCTTTTTATTGCACGTAACCTGCTAAGCGAACGAGGCTTGTGGGTCGGGCCGACACAGCCGATTCCCGATGAACTATTTGAGCGTTTGCAGCTTGACCCTGAAAAGGCCAATGAAGCGATTGATGAGCTGATCGCAGCCAAAGATGAAATTTTGAAAATGGCAGGGATGTTGGAAGAGGGGTGACATCGATATGAGCGCTGTTTACTAGATAATTAGCTGTAGCAGCCAAGACTTGACCTGGCAGATTTGAGTGGAGTCTCGATCTTGCTTGGCAATAATGGCTCTTTGGAAGCATGGTCAAACAAGATTTCTCCACTACATTCCAGGTTACTAAATAGTCATTCCCGCGAAGGCGGGAATCCATGCAATGCCCTCTTGATTACCCTATGACTTGCTCCCAAAGGTCAGTCCAGCTAGGATTTTGTTGATTTATTAAATTTAATTTCCATTCTCTGCGCCACTTCTTCAGTTGCTTTTCTCTTAAGATTGCGCCGTGAATATCTGAATGAATTTCATAGTAAACCAATTTATCCAAGCCATACTTGCTTGAAAAACCTTGAGTTGCTTTGGTTTTGTGTAGCCAGACTCGCTGGATTAAATTTGAAGTTACTCCGATATAGAGAGTGCCGTTTTTCTTGTTCGTGAGAATATAGGTTGCTGGTTGGTGTGCCATCCTTGGCCTCCGAGTTATATTTGAGGCATAGGAGTTTAATGGATTCCCGCCTTCGCGGGAATGACTATGGAGCCTAGGGAATAGCTATAGGGCCTGGGGAATAACTAAAGAGCCAGATGAACCACCCCTCAATTTTCTTCCATATCTTTTCATTTGCTAATGGTTTAACCGCCTTTTTTTGACTATCTTTAAGGTGAGAGCTTTGCACAATTACTGAGCTTTTTAGTCATTCTTTGCCTTGTCTTTGTTTAGCTCGCAATGTTGTGAAAAGCCCTTAAGGTGTAATATGAGCCATTTGCGGGAGGGTGTGATAATGGATAAGCTGATATTTAATCAGGCAAGCATTTTCCATCTACAGCAGTTAGAGTTTCAATATAGAAAGCGGTTTGGCAAGCGGTACCGGTTGGCTGATGAAGCATCAAGAAACGAATTAATTAATGCCTCTTCAGAGTCAAATGACCGAATTATCCAGAAGTACTTTCGGCAGTTTTGCCACGAGCTTGAGCCTTCGCTAGTCGAGGAGTTAATCGTGCGCGGAGTGGTTAAAACGCCAGCGTTAAAGCACTGAGCCTGCGTTTAGCAAAGCGTTTTTTACCGCTGTCTTGGCTGTTCAAGCAACTAAAAATACCGCCGCGATGTTGCCGGAGGGCTGTTTAGTGCTGGGTTTTGTTGGTGCCAAACGGGTAATCGCGAATCGCTTTTGAGGCGTCTATAATCTCTTGCTTGAAGCTTTTTTCCAGCTCAAAGCGCTCAGCATCCAGCTTACGTATCAATGCCTTGTCTGCCTGTTTTCTGGCTTCGTGGGTCGGCATATGTTCGGTGGCGTTGTACATCATTGAAAAAACATTGAACGGTGCCTGGTCATGAAGCTCTGGAGCGACATGGTCGAGTAGCACTTTTATGCGGATGCAGCCTTCAGAAAGCTCGACCTGCTCTTCAATCATGCAGAGCGCTATAATCTTAATGCTCTCGACAGCTTTCTTTTGTTTCTCTAGCTGCTCTTCTTCCTGAGCCTTCTTAGCAGCCTCCACTTGTTTGATGAATTTCCATTTTTTTATGATGAAAAGTACCAGTGCGGTCGCAATCAGCGCGCCGATAACAATACCGCCCCATATAATACCGTTGTTCATTTGATGTCTCGCCAGTTGTTAGTCAGGAATAGTCGGATTGTAATCGTAAAGGTGTCTTGTATGAAAGGCACCCTATGGAAGCATCTGAGGCCAAATGGTAACAGGGATTGCCTGTAAATTCCGAAGCATTCGCGACATGAATAAGAATTATTCGCATTTATTTAATAGTCTGGTATGATGCGCACATCGTTATTGATAATCATTATTATTTAAAATGTGAGGAATCTGATGTTTCGTCGATCCAAAGTGTTTACCGGTGTGGTTGCGGCGGTTGCAGCCATGTCATCGCTGCCTGCTTTAGTCAGTGCATCACCGACTGTAGAAGTAACCGACTACCGCTTTAATTCAGGCGCCAGTATGCTGGCATATACCGAGTTTGAGTTATCGGGTGAGCCGCTGGCAGAAAGCCTGGGCTTGGATTTGGATGTTTTAGACCCATCGACGCTTAATCAGCCAACACGCTTTGATTATGTAGCTGGCATCGAGAGCTACGAGTACTCGGAAGAAGCCATGTATGCGCTCAATTATCAGTCCAGAATGGGGCCGCACTTGGTTAATGGGCCGCTAAACAAAGCGCGTGGCGGTAAAATGGAAAATCTTGGCAGTCGTTTCGTTGAGCTGGCAAAGTCCGTAGCGTACCCGCCTGAAGAAATTCCTTTAAATCTATACCCTATCTCTCTTCCTTACCGAAGTGGTTTGCCTGAACTGGCAGAAGCGGTTGATATGACCACTGTAAACAAAGACGAGCTTGAGCTGACGGATGCCAATGGAAAAACCTTAAAAACCACCGCTCTAATCCCTGCATATTACCGTGACTATAAAACACTTGGCTGGGTAAAAAGTGAGCGAGAGCTGGTAATTGAGCCTGCGGCAGTCGGCGGAATTCTGTTAAAAGAGGTAATGTGGTCGCAGGATTTCTTAGGCGGCATGCACGTCATCGAAAGTGATGAGGAAGTGGAAGCTGAATCTGCAAAAATGGATCAGGACGGCAAGCACGCGCTGGGTGTTTCGGCAGTTGATGGCATGAACGGTGTAATTCTGACCGAAATGTCTGTTGATAAAATGCTGATGTTGCAAGACCAGTTGGGCTTCGATGGCAAGCAGTTAGGGGTTAAAGTAACGCCTGACTACGACCCAACCAAACAGCCTGTGTGGTTCCCGCATGCGATTAAGGTTGATGAAACCGAGCAGAACGGTGTTAATGCGCTTGGCAAGCTTTCAGTAACGGCTTCAGAATCAACACTCCGTGATACCTGGATGCTATTGTGGCCAACCAGCGAATACTTTGCATTTACCGATCAGCGTAGTGCGAATACCGGTCAAAACCCGGCATTCCGCGCCGTATTTGATGGTCAGCCTTTCGCCGCGGCGCCAGCGAAGAATGTTGATGCCAGCAGTGGCAACGATGTTGCGGCAGCGGATGGGTTTTCATTAGCCAGCAATCTCTCTTCAATGCTGTTCAAGAATATTGATGCGTTGCACTTTAACAACAAGGCAGGCACCTTCGTTGACCGTTTCGATGGCAAACAAGGTGACCACGTTACGACCTATGATGCGGCCTACTCAATTGTTGCGTTATCAATTTTCCAGCGCGCGCAGGATGCACTTCCTGTTGGTTATGCGTCAGCTGAGGCCAGTGACCTTGATCTAAAAACCGCGCAAGGTAAGCGCGCGATAGAGATGATTCAACGTCAGGCTGAATTTATTGTTTCGAAACTGAGAGCCAGCAACGGGTTGGTGGCCGATGGTGCGACCGTATCGGGCAAGCAGGATAAAGCTCAATCACTGGACGCTCAGTTTGCCGCTATTCGTGGTCTGTCTGCTGCCTTTATTGCAACGGGTGATACACGCTACAGAGACGAAGCCCGGGCATTATATGTGGCAGTAGAGAAAACATACTTTGATGCCGAACTGGGTACTTGGAGCTTGAAAGGTGGTGTAACCGAGCAGACGCCATGGACTGCGGCGGCAATATCAGGCGCACTGCGTGAAACGATGTTGCACCTAAAAAACAGCGAGGGCGAAAAAGAGGCCTCTCTGGAGCTAGCCACGCTGGTTGAGCGTTATACCACATGGTTCCGCACCGTAATTAACGGTAACAGCACAGAGCAAGGGTTGCAGTTGGCTGAGTGGATAGGTGACTCAGGTGAAAACGTAATCGAAGGCAAAGGCGGTGATACTGACGCAGATAATGTGCCTCAAGTGACTGCTGCAGGCGGGAAGCATGGTCGTGCAATGGTCTTTGCTGGAAAGGTTCGCGTTTCTAAATAACGCATGAGATGACAGCAGCTTAGATACTTAAGGCTGTAATCGCTACGGTGAGCATGGAAGTGCTCGCCGTTTTGTTGTTTATGGCGTGTCGTTTTTATCTCTGTTTAATGGCGGACGATAGAAATAGCACGGAGAAAGCGGCAATAACCTGAATGCTGGTTGATGGTTATCAAGATAGTGAAACTAATATCAGGGATAATGTAAATGAGACGTGTACTCATTTAGACCTGTCAGTTAATTGTTTGATGCCTGTTAAATTTATGATGGTAACGTAAACCATGAAAGAAGCCGTTGTGGAACAGCCAGATCAGCGCATTGTTGATGCACTTTCTGTATGGTGGCAACAGCTGTCATACCGTAATCAGGCTGCTGAGTGGTCACTCTATTTTATGTTTCTGACAGGGATATTCCTATGGAACCAAATTCCTGTACCATGGCAGCTGGAGCGCCTTCTACTGGTTATACATGTGGTAGCAAGCCTGGTGCTATTCCCTGTTACGGTGGTTCCTTTTTGGTTATCTCATCGCCGGTTGTTAAAACGCTCGAAAAAGAAATTGTTAAAAGTGACAGGGCAGCTGATAGATTATATTTTATTGGGCTGTGCGCTGTCGGGCATCTATTTGTTGATATTAGGCAATAGGGGCGACGACCTCGGCTGGGTTATCTACATGGTTCACTTGGTCACCGCCTTGCTGGTCGTGCCTATTCTCATCAGGCACGCGGCAAAATGGTCGGTATTAAAGCCGCTTTGGTCATGGTGCTTACCTAAGGCAAATAGCTCTGATTTATAGGGTGTGCTCGCGCACCAAAGATTCCGAGATCGGTGCGCAAGCACCCTATAATGTTTAGAGATCATCAACCCATTTTCATTAATTATTTGGAGTGAGCTATTAATACGTATTTTGGCATCCTGAGTCGATGGGTGATTGTTCTGCTTACAATGTGCCTGCTGGCTAATACGGTGCAGGCTAATGTAGCGGCTGCGGGCTCGGTTGCAAGCAGCTCAATTGTCTATGCCGAAAAGTCTGGTCAGCTGTTTACCGCTAACTTTGATGCCGGAAGCGTTACCCGTGCCCAGCTGTCTGATGGCAGCAAACGGCTGGAGCGCCCGCTGGGGCGTGATGTCAGAAGACTTGCGTTAGGGGTTGATGAAAAACAGCTGCTTGCGACCGATACGTTATCGGGGCAGCTCTTCTGGTTGAACACAGCGACGCTTGAGATAGAGCACCAGCTTAAGGTTGGCGGGCGCCCATTCGGGGTTATTTTTGATCGCTCACGTTCGCTGTATTGGGTCACGCTGTTTGAATCGAGCAAGTTACTGGGGGTGAATAGCCGTGGTGAGGTGGTGGTAGAGGTTGAGACGCCTGAAACACCCAGAGGGCTGGCGTTAACAGCTGACGGCCGTTTGCTGATAACCCATGCGATGACAGGCCAACTTTCGGTTTGGTCGTTTGCTGATACGGCTCCTACAGATACGGCCCCGAAACTCGCTAAGCTGATAACGCTTGAAGAGACCTCCAACAATGATGAGTTTATCTCTCAGGGATTGCCACGCCTGCTGGATGATATCGCCATCTCCCCTGATGGAAAAGAAGCCTGGCTTCCGCATGTGCTATGGAATTTTGACCACCCGTTCCAGTTTCAATCAACCATCTTCCCCGCGGTTTCGATCGTATCGCTGACACCGGGCGAAGAAGCGGAAAAGATCGGCTATCGAAAGCAGTTATTTCAGCAAATAAACATTATTGATAATGGCAACCGCACGCGAATAGTTTCCAACCCCCACGATGCGGAGTTCTCGCCAGATGGGAAAAAGGTCTATGTGACCTTGGCGGGCAGTGAAGATTTGATGGTGTTTGATCGCTCGCGAGCCAATACCGGTAAGAAAAAACGCAGTAAACGGCGAAAAGGTAAACTGCCTCAAGGGGGCGCTAAGGTTAATCAGATTTTGAGGCCTATTCCCGGTGACAACCCGCGCGGCCTGTTGCTTAATGGCGATAGTCTATACGTACAAAATGCCATGAGCCAAGACGTTGTTAAACTGAGCAGAGGCGGGGAGTCACCCTTTGCTCGGGTAAAAGTTGAAGAAGCACCGTTCTACAAAACGGTAAGCAATGATCCTTTGCCCTCTGACTTAAGGCGTGGAGTGACGCTGTTTAACCAGGCTAATACCGGAGAGGCTCAAGAGCACCCCATGACGGGCGATTTCTGGATGAGTTGTAACAGCTGTCACCTTGATGGATTCAACTTCACCAACCGCTATCTGGTTGAAGGCCGTAAGGAGAACAAAAAAGACAATGCCGTATTGGGGCATGCAAACCTCAATAAGATGGTCGCGGGCGACTTCCTTAGTGACTATATTCGGATGATTCAAGACACCCAAGGGGGGTTAGGGCATGACGACCGTGACGGTGCAAAAGCGGTTGACCCCGCAGCCCCCGATAGTGACGTATTGGCATTGATGAATGACTTGCACCGTTATGTGATTGCCCCGAACAACTTGCCATACCTGGCCACTTGGCTTCGTTTGGAAGATGGCGAGCGTCGTACCGCCCATCAGGAAGAGTGGATAAACTCCGCTGCATGTGAAAGCTGCCACTCTGATATGTTCGAGCAGTGGGTGGACTCCAACCACCGGTTAATGTCTGAATCAAACCCGTATTATCGCGTCATGGAAGACTTGGCGGGCGCGACAGAAGGAGAGGCCTTCAGAGGTTGGTGCTCCGGGTGTCACAACCCTGAAAGAGTACTTAGTGGCTTGCCATTTCGAGGGCATGGTAATGACATGTTTGAAAAACAGGGCGCATCATTAAAAGCTGAGCTTGCTAAGGGCAAACACGGCCCCAAAGAAGGTACCGGGTGTTTATTTTGCCATCGAATTACTCGCCTGGAAGACGCGGGCGGTAACGCAGCGATGACTGTAAACCTAAAAGACCGTGAGCAGTATGTATTTGAGAATAGTAACAATGCGGTGCTCAACTGGTTAGGCGAAAGCCAGATTAACGCTAAACCAGAGGTGCACAAGCAGTCTTACTCGCAGCCATTTTATAAAGACGAGCAGTACTGTAAGTCATGTCACAATGAGTTTTCGCCTGGCTTTGGCGCGATGATTGTCGACACTTGGGGCGAGTGGGAGAAATCCTCTTTTAACAACCCGGAAAACCCGGATAAGCATCGCGGCTGCATTGCTTGTCATATGCACGGCGATATCTCAAAAATAGGCGAAAATATACCGGGTATTTCGACGGATGGTGGCCGCGTAAAAGAGAACGTGGTGACTCATCAGTTTACCGGCGCCAATCACTTTCTGGTGGGGCTAAGAAACCCTGAACTGGAAAAAATGAGTATCGAGCTACTCAAAAGTTCGGCCAGCCTGGAGCAGTCGCTATCGGACAATCAGTTAACGGTAAGGGTTAATAACATTGGCGCAGGTCATGCGTTGCCGACTGGCGTGGCAGACTTCAGAGAGTTCTGGTTACAGGTTAAAGTGGTTGATGCGACCGGCCGGGAAGTATTTAAAAGTGGCTATCTGGATGAAGAAGGCAACGTAGAACCCGATGCCAGAATGTTTATGAAAGTGTTTGGCGATAAAGAAGGGAAGCCGGTAGGGCTGATCTTTTGGCGTTACGAGAAACTGTTGTCTGATACTCGAATTCCTGCCGATGGATATCGAGACGAAAGCTATAGTTTGCCCGATGATGCTGTTTACCCGCTCTCAGTTGAATCAAAATTAATGTATCGGCTCTATCCGCAATGGGTGACCAATGCCGTTAAGGCTAAGGTGCCAGAATTGACCGACCCGCCGGTGCTGGAACTAAACCGGATAGAAAGCCAGTTTGTGCGTTAATGTGCAGCGCTCACAAGGTAATATCTAACGAAATAACTCTTAGGCGGGTTGGTTGTTTTATTGAGCCACCGTCATATCTATTATCAAATAAGTGGGATTTTAGTGGAACTAAGTAAAAAAGGTCATCGGGTAGCAGTACTAGGCGCGGGGCCTTCGGGCCTTATGGCCGCGTGGGAGCTTCAAAAGGCGGGTTTTACCGTCACTGTTTTGGAGGCCGATGAGCGTGTCGGAGGGTTGGCAGCCACCCATGTATTTGAAGGCAAAGGGGGAACCTATCGTTTTGATTTTGGTGGCCACCGTTTTATTACCCACAACCCGGAACTGCTGGCGTTTATTGAAGAGCTGATGGAAGATGATCTGCTGCACTCCATTCGCAGTAGTGTTATTCGTTATCGTGACCGAACTTATGACTATCCGTTAGCGCTGGGAAATATTCTTAAAAATGCGCCGTGGAGTTTACTGACCGGTGTCGCCAAAGACCTGTTGTTTGTGTTGCCGTTTACCAAAGCGGTCGATGACCGGGAGAGTGCAAGTTTTGCTGACTGGATAGAGTCTCGGTTTGGCTCGACCTTATATCGTCACTTCTTTGAAGGCTATACCGGCAAGCTGTGGGGAATTGACCCAAAGGACTTGTCTGCTGATTGGGCTGCGCAGCGTATCAGTCTGATCGACCTGAAAGAGGTCGCACGACGACTGCTTCCCCGCAACGCCAATACCCCCCGAACCTATGCCAGGAGCTATCGGTATCCCAAATATGGGTTCGGTGCGATATTTGACCGTTTGAAAACGCGGCTAGAGGCGAATGGTGCAAAGGTGTTGCTGAATGCACCGGTCACGGGGGTAACCAGCGAGAACGGGCACATTAAGTCGGTGTCGTTTCAGCAGCAAGGGCAGGCCATGGAACTAGATACCGATTATGTGGTGTCGACCCTGCCGATGCCACTGATGATGCACTTTTTAGGCGAGCAGAGTCAGCTTAAATTCAGAGCGCTTCGATTTTTGAATATGCCGATGGATATGGAGAATATATCGACCAATACATGGCAGTATCTCTCTGACCCCGATATTTTGGCCACGCGTTTGCAAGAGCCGCGGCGGCGCTCGCCGTTTATGGCGCCGCAAGGTAAAACCTCGATGATGCTTGAGATTCCGTGCTGGAAAGGGGATGAACTATGGTCGATGGATGATCAGCGCTTATTCGAGCGGGCCAGGCAAGACATGACCCGCCTGGGGGTTGATATGAAAAAAGCCACCGGCGAGTGCTTTTCAAGTTATGCCGAGTATGCTTACCCATTGATGAATAAAGGTTATCAGCGTGAGCGCAATAAAAATGCCGCGTTGTTAAACCAATACAATAACTTGGTTATGTGCGGCAGGCAGGGCACGTTCCGTTACATATTTACCGATACGGCGATGGAAATGGGCCAGTTAGCGGCAAAATCACTGATCGACCAGCAAGATTATCGAACGAAAATATTTGAGTTTCGAAATGAAAAAACAGTGATTGAAACCCAAAGTGTGGCATAGCGGGGTCGGTTTTAACGCTGAGTTTATCAGCGCAGTACTCATGCAAAGGTCTCACAGAATATTTCAGGTTAGGCGGTTTTGAAACGTTTGAGTGACCTTGAAAGATTGTTAGGAGAAGAACGAATGATAAGCAAACAAAGCGTTGCCGCGGTAAACCGGCTCATTGGAATATGGCTAATGCTGATATTCTCAAGCCAGGTTGCCGCGTACTCTTATTCTGAGGCGGGTAAAGAACCTTTTATAGAAGGACGTGAAGCGTTGATTGGTGCAATGCTGGCTGGCGATCAAAAAGCCGCACAGGGTGTGGTAGACGGACTTGAAAAAGAGCTGACTGAACTAGAGCACGCGATGTCTATAAAGGTTGTTGGTCCACTGAGAGAAGGGGTTAGAAATAATCAACGATCCACGGTTATTTCAGCTATGAATTCGGTGTTTGCGGCAGAAATAAAACGCCGTTTAAATATGGCTGAAGCCAATATTAACGACTATCAGAAATCCAAAGTACTCGTCGCCAAGAGTAAACGTTTCTTGGATACGATTGTTGTCGAGCTGGACGATGATGAAGCGGAAACCGCTGAGCAGTCGATCAAACGATGCCTCAAGTCTATCGGCAACCCCGGGGTTTTTGGTGCGGGGGCCGTGCCAGCCGATATTGAGCAGTTTAAGAAAGCTAAGCGGTCGTTG
Proteins encoded in this window:
- a CDS encoding aminoacyl-tRNA deacylase and HDOD domain-containing protein gives rise to the protein MIPSAVSNIIENTNRESGAPANATPLTLVEPQQAPQDKVVKMVLMHDVLGRMQVILPATSLLDVDSLNTRLGRDLVALAPDDLDSLRAKYSLSSLPALPGITGLPAVVDETVLSMDVVYLESGEQGQMIKLDQQVFADLLTDARQESFSVPIASIDLNRSDTSQDLEQIHDAIKKFTYLRIQQRLEDTLEVPPLPQTAQRIIHLRVDPEAGINDLADIVEADPSLSAQVVSWASSSFYSAPGKIKSVHDAIMRVLGFDLVMNLSMGLALGRTLQLPKEQPEGYTPYWQQSMWMATATGALINMIPREHRPGFGLAYLSGLLHNFGYLVLAHVFPPHFSLMCRYIEANPHVDSSYVEHFLLGITREQVGSKLMAVWNMPEEVIVALRHQKNAGFDGVNSDYSNILFIARNLLSERGLWVGPTQPIPDELFERLQLDPEKANEAIDELIAAKDEILKMAGMLEEG
- a CDS encoding GIY-YIG nuclease family protein, which translates into the protein MAHQPATYILTNKKNGTLYIGVTSNLIQRVWLHKTKATQGFSSKYGLDKLVYYEIHSDIHGAILREKQLKKWRREWKLNLINQQNPSWTDLWEQVIG
- a CDS encoding DUF2489 domain-containing protein, which gives rise to MNNGIIWGGIVIGALIATALVLFIIKKWKFIKQVEAAKKAQEEEQLEKQKKAVESIKIIALCMIEEQVELSEGCIRIKVLLDHVAPELHDQAPFNVFSMMYNATEHMPTHEARKQADKALIRKLDAERFELEKSFKQEIIDASKAIRDYPFGTNKTQH
- a CDS encoding YncE family protein produces the protein MIVLLTMCLLANTVQANVAAAGSVASSSIVYAEKSGQLFTANFDAGSVTRAQLSDGSKRLERPLGRDVRRLALGVDEKQLLATDTLSGQLFWLNTATLEIEHQLKVGGRPFGVIFDRSRSLYWVTLFESSKLLGVNSRGEVVVEVETPETPRGLALTADGRLLITHAMTGQLSVWSFADTAPTDTAPKLAKLITLEETSNNDEFISQGLPRLLDDIAISPDGKEAWLPHVLWNFDHPFQFQSTIFPAVSIVSLTPGEEAEKIGYRKQLFQQINIIDNGNRTRIVSNPHDAEFSPDGKKVYVTLAGSEDLMVFDRSRANTGKKKRSKRRKGKLPQGGAKVNQILRPIPGDNPRGLLLNGDSLYVQNAMSQDVVKLSRGGESPFARVKVEEAPFYKTVSNDPLPSDLRRGVTLFNQANTGEAQEHPMTGDFWMSCNSCHLDGFNFTNRYLVEGRKENKKDNAVLGHANLNKMVAGDFLSDYIRMIQDTQGGLGHDDRDGAKAVDPAAPDSDVLALMNDLHRYVIAPNNLPYLATWLRLEDGERRTAHQEEWINSAACESCHSDMFEQWVDSNHRLMSESNPYYRVMEDLAGATEGEAFRGWCSGCHNPERVLSGLPFRGHGNDMFEKQGASLKAELAKGKHGPKEGTGCLFCHRITRLEDAGGNAAMTVNLKDREQYVFENSNNAVLNWLGESQINAKPEVHKQSYSQPFYKDEQYCKSCHNEFSPGFGAMIVDTWGEWEKSSFNNPENPDKHRGCIACHMHGDISKIGENIPGISTDGGRVKENVVTHQFTGANHFLVGLRNPELEKMSIELLKSSASLEQSLSDNQLTVRVNNIGAGHALPTGVADFREFWLQVKVVDATGREVFKSGYLDEEGNVEPDARMFMKVFGDKEGKPVGLIFWRYEKLLSDTRIPADGYRDESYSLPDDAVYPLSVESKLMYRLYPQWVTNAVKAKVPELTDPPVLELNRIESQFVR
- a CDS encoding FAD-dependent oxidoreductase, producing MELSKKGHRVAVLGAGPSGLMAAWELQKAGFTVTVLEADERVGGLAATHVFEGKGGTYRFDFGGHRFITHNPELLAFIEELMEDDLLHSIRSSVIRYRDRTYDYPLALGNILKNAPWSLLTGVAKDLLFVLPFTKAVDDRESASFADWIESRFGSTLYRHFFEGYTGKLWGIDPKDLSADWAAQRISLIDLKEVARRLLPRNANTPRTYARSYRYPKYGFGAIFDRLKTRLEANGAKVLLNAPVTGVTSENGHIKSVSFQQQGQAMELDTDYVVSTLPMPLMMHFLGEQSQLKFRALRFLNMPMDMENISTNTWQYLSDPDILATRLQEPRRRSPFMAPQGKTSMMLEIPCWKGDELWSMDDQRLFERARQDMTRLGVDMKKATGECFSSYAEYAYPLMNKGYQRERNKNAALLNQYNNLVMCGRQGTFRYIFTDTAMEMGQLAAKSLIDQQDYRTKIFEFRNEKTVIETQSVA